One Sphaerisporangium krabiense DNA segment encodes these proteins:
- a CDS encoding activator-dependent family glycosyltransferase, with the protein MLFTSFAMKTHFLSMVPLAWAMRTAGHEVRVASQPGLTGTITEAGLTAVPVGEDHDLLPAMEGADVGAGVPWHSIDLDPVRPEVHAWEFLKTLNTVLPSAFFAHANNDPMIDDLVRFAREWRPDLVIWEPFTVAGAVAARSVGAAHARLLWGADLLLDIRARFLRRLAERPGAAQDALAGWLRGALDRHGLLFEESLLRGQWTIDTLPASIRMPLGEPTVAMRYVPYNGAAVVPDWLREPPTRPRVCLTLGLTARSGADYLLGSLDGMLDAVGDLDVEIVATLNAAQRAQVSRLPGNVRAVDFVPLHALLPTCSAVAHHCGAGTWSTAAIYGVPQLISPMVFENSYRARRTAEVGAALVIPQNELTPRALRDGLLRVLEEPRFAEGADRLRRESLSDPTPNDIVPVLEKLTLEHQELVP; encoded by the coding sequence GTGCTTTTCACTTCGTTCGCCATGAAGACCCATTTCCTCAGCATGGTTCCGCTGGCCTGGGCCATGCGGACGGCCGGGCACGAGGTCCGGGTGGCCAGCCAGCCCGGTCTGACCGGCACCATCACCGAGGCGGGCCTGACCGCCGTGCCGGTGGGCGAGGACCACGACCTGTTGCCGGCGATGGAGGGCGCCGACGTCGGCGCCGGCGTGCCCTGGCATTCCATCGACCTCGATCCGGTACGCCCCGAGGTGCACGCCTGGGAGTTCCTCAAGACGCTGAACACCGTCCTGCCCTCGGCGTTCTTCGCGCACGCCAACAACGACCCGATGATCGATGATCTGGTGCGGTTCGCCAGGGAATGGCGACCGGACCTGGTGATCTGGGAGCCCTTCACCGTGGCGGGCGCGGTCGCGGCGCGTTCCGTCGGCGCGGCGCACGCCCGCCTGCTGTGGGGCGCGGACCTGTTGCTCGACATCCGCGCGAGGTTCCTGCGCCGCCTCGCCGAGCGGCCGGGGGCGGCGCAGGACGCTCTGGCGGGATGGCTCCGTGGAGCCCTCGACCGTCACGGCCTGCTCTTCGAGGAGTCGCTCCTGCGAGGACAGTGGACGATCGACACGCTTCCCGCCAGCATCCGCATGCCCCTGGGGGAGCCCACGGTCGCGATGCGCTACGTCCCGTACAACGGCGCGGCCGTGGTGCCCGACTGGTTACGCGAGCCGCCCACGCGCCCGCGCGTGTGCCTCACGCTCGGACTGACCGCCCGCAGCGGCGCCGACTACCTGCTGGGCTCCCTCGACGGCATGCTGGACGCGGTGGGCGATCTGGACGTCGAGATCGTCGCCACGCTGAACGCCGCCCAGCGCGCCCAGGTGTCCCGGCTGCCGGGCAATGTCAGGGCCGTGGACTTCGTCCCGCTGCACGCCCTGCTGCCGACCTGCTCGGCCGTGGCGCACCACTGCGGGGCCGGCACCTGGTCCACCGCGGCGATCTACGGCGTGCCACAGCTCATCTCGCCGATGGTGTTCGAGAACTCCTACCGGGCGCGGCGCACGGCCGAGGTGGGCGCCGCGCTCGTGATCCCGCAGAACGAGCTGACCCCGCGGGCGCTGCGCGACGGACTCCTGCGCGTGCTCGAGGAGCCGCGCTTCGCCGAGGGCGCGGACCGGCTGCGCCGGGAGTCGCTGAGCGATCCCACTCCGAACGACATCGTGCCCGTCCTGGAGAAGCTGACGTTGGAGCACCAGGAGCTCGTGCCATGA
- a CDS encoding glycosyltransferase, translated as MRVLIVALGTMGDVAPYTGLAAPLRAAGHEVAIAAFPRFAELVRACGAEFREIAGDPAAAGGWTQAENSSRALRSVTAQTLELGESVLAVAKDGIDVLLLSMPAQAGMYVAESLGIPSMGLFLQPLFPTAAHPPSFLGTGGSLGSWGNRAAGHLVLGLMGRLAVRGIRELRARLGLPPATRRELGAQMDAWTVLHAYSPSVLPRPVDWRAGLEVSGYLWPAVPPDWRPPADLAGFLDAGPPPVYVGFGSRNIADGARIVEVVEEALRLAGARGVLHAGWAGLASRSDRLLTIGQTPHEWLFPRMAAVVHHCGAGTTAAGLRAGVPTVGVPILGDQPFWAGRVAALGAGPRPVPYGKLSAARLAEAISGAVSDPSYRTAATALSRRVAVENGAGAVVAALDRVAR; from the coding sequence ATGAGGGTGCTGATCGTGGCGCTCGGGACGATGGGCGACGTCGCGCCGTACACCGGGCTCGCCGCCCCGCTGCGCGCCGCCGGCCACGAGGTCGCCATCGCGGCCTTCCCGCGGTTCGCCGAGCTGGTCCGGGCCTGCGGCGCGGAGTTCCGCGAGATCGCCGGGGACCCCGCCGCGGCCGGAGGATGGACCCAGGCCGAGAACTCCTCCCGGGCGTTGCGGAGCGTCACCGCACAGACGCTGGAGCTCGGCGAGTCCGTTCTCGCCGTGGCCAAGGACGGGATCGACGTCCTGCTGCTGTCGATGCCGGCGCAGGCCGGCATGTACGTCGCGGAAAGCCTGGGCATCCCCAGCATGGGGCTGTTCCTGCAGCCGCTCTTCCCCACGGCCGCGCACCCGCCGTCCTTTCTCGGGACCGGGGGATCGCTCGGCTCCTGGGGCAACCGGGCCGCGGGCCACCTCGTCCTGGGCCTGATGGGACGCCTGGCCGTCCGCGGCATCAGGGAGCTGCGCGCACGGCTCGGACTGCCTCCCGCGACCCGGCGCGAGCTGGGCGCGCAGATGGACGCCTGGACGGTCCTGCACGCCTACAGCCCGAGCGTGCTGCCCCGGCCGGTCGACTGGCGGGCGGGGCTCGAGGTCTCCGGCTACCTGTGGCCGGCGGTCCCGCCGGACTGGCGGCCGCCCGCGGACCTCGCGGGCTTCCTCGACGCGGGTCCGCCTCCGGTGTACGTCGGGTTCGGCAGCAGGAACATCGCGGACGGGGCGCGGATCGTCGAGGTGGTGGAGGAGGCGCTGCGCCTGGCCGGAGCGCGCGGCGTGCTCCACGCCGGATGGGCCGGCCTGGCGAGCCGCTCGGACCGCCTTCTCACGATCGGCCAGACGCCACACGAATGGCTGTTCCCGCGGATGGCCGCGGTGGTCCACCACTGCGGGGCCGGCACGACCGCGGCCGGGCTGCGGGCCGGCGTGCCCACGGTGGGCGTGCCCATCCTCGGCGACCAGCCGTTCTGGGCGGGCCGCGTCGCGGCGCTGGGCGCGGGGCCGCGACCGGTGCCGTACGGGAAGCTCTCCGCCGCGAGGCTCGCCGAGGCGATCTCCGGCGCGGTGTCCGACCCGTCCTACCGGACCGCGGCGACGGCGCTGAGCCGGCGCGTGGCCGTCGAGAACGGCGCGGGGGCGGTGGTCGCGGCCCTGGACAGGGTGGCCCGCTGA
- a CDS encoding glycosyltransferase family 8 protein has translation MDISLAFDLAFARYAMATMRSVLDRGTSAGDPVSWWLTPGPDVPTPILDAFAREAEPHGAVHVLRVPDELHALPLSSWRIMSSRITHAAYYRLLLPELAPPSVPRMLYLDSDIVCTGGLAELWRTDLRGELLAAAVDIGSPTVSAAGGLPGFDGGAGRLTFWSDYFNSGVLLMDLARCREEKVAATSLAYLRENSARLRFAVQDALNIAADDRWIRLDSRWNDMDFSTYEENRETRDTRLLHYAGARKPWQDAFPEGELKARFTKYLPPAGDLAVSR, from the coding sequence ATGGACATTTCCCTGGCCTTCGACCTGGCGTTCGCGCGGTACGCGATGGCCACGATGAGGTCGGTGCTCGACCGGGGGACATCCGCCGGTGACCCGGTCTCCTGGTGGCTGACGCCGGGCCCCGACGTGCCCACGCCGATCCTCGACGCCTTCGCGCGGGAGGCGGAGCCGCACGGCGCCGTCCACGTGCTGCGCGTGCCCGACGAGCTGCACGCCCTGCCGCTGTCCTCCTGGCGGATCATGTCCTCACGGATCACCCACGCCGCCTACTACCGGCTGCTGCTGCCCGAGCTGGCGCCGCCGTCGGTGCCGCGCATGCTGTACCTGGACTCCGACATCGTCTGCACGGGCGGGCTCGCCGAGCTGTGGCGGACCGACCTGCGGGGTGAGCTGCTCGCCGCGGCCGTGGACATCGGCTCGCCGACCGTCAGCGCGGCGGGCGGCCTTCCCGGATTCGACGGGGGCGCGGGGCGGCTGACGTTCTGGAGCGACTATTTCAATTCCGGCGTGCTGCTGATGGACCTCGCACGCTGCCGCGAGGAGAAGGTGGCGGCCACGTCGCTCGCCTATCTGCGCGAGAATTCGGCCCGGTTGCGATTCGCCGTGCAGGACGCCTTGAACATCGCCGCCGACGACCGGTGGATCCGTCTGGACTCTCGCTGGAACGACATGGACTTCTCCACCTACGAGGAGAACCGCGAAACGCGGGACACCCGGCTGCTCCACTACGCCGGCGCGCGCAAGCCATGGCAGGACGCCTTTCCCGAGGGCGAACTGAAGGCCCGGTTCACGAAGTACCTGCCGCCGGCGGGGGACCTGGCGGTCTCCCGATAG
- a CDS encoding cysteine desulfurase-like protein, translating into MTTLHRYDLHALRARFPALKAGSAHFDGAGGTQIPEPVIDAIADALSNPLSNRGASTAGERRAEAIVVAARRALADLLGADPAGVVFGRSATQLVFDFSRTLAGNWAPGDEVVVTRLDHECNIRPWVRAAAQAGAVVRWADFDPATGELTADHVREVLSERTRVVAVTAASNLIGTRPDIPGISRLVHEAGALFFVDAAHYSAHAGVDMAELGADFLVCSAYKFLGPHLGVLAGRPGLLRTLWPDKLLAAMDDVPERFELGILPYEILAGARATVDFLAELGGPAEGTRRERLVSAMAAIEGHEDALRVRLEEGLAGIEAVTSHSRASRRTPTLLLTVDGHDTRDVSRYLAARAVDAGSGSFYAVEASRRLGLGDLGGLRVSLAPYSSAEDVDRLLDGLSDYLTAHR; encoded by the coding sequence GTGACGACTCTTCACCGCTATGACCTCCACGCGCTGCGGGCGCGTTTTCCCGCGCTGAAGGCGGGATCCGCGCACTTCGACGGGGCGGGCGGCACCCAGATCCCCGAGCCGGTCATCGACGCCATCGCCGACGCGCTGTCCAACCCGCTGTCCAACCGCGGCGCGAGCACCGCGGGGGAGCGCAGGGCCGAGGCCATCGTGGTCGCGGCCCGCCGGGCTTTGGCGGACCTTCTCGGCGCCGACCCGGCGGGCGTCGTCTTCGGGCGCAGCGCGACGCAGCTCGTCTTCGACTTCTCCCGCACCCTGGCCGGGAACTGGGCCCCCGGCGATGAGGTGGTGGTCACCCGGCTCGACCACGAGTGCAACATCCGGCCGTGGGTCAGGGCGGCGGCCCAGGCCGGGGCCGTCGTCCGGTGGGCGGACTTCGACCCCGCCACCGGCGAGCTGACGGCCGACCACGTCCGGGAGGTCCTGTCGGAGCGCACCCGCGTGGTCGCCGTCACCGCCGCCTCCAACCTGATCGGCACCCGGCCCGACATCCCGGGGATCTCCCGGCTGGTCCACGAGGCCGGGGCCCTGTTCTTCGTGGACGCCGCCCACTACAGCGCCCACGCCGGTGTGGACATGGCCGAGCTGGGCGCGGACTTCCTCGTCTGCTCCGCCTACAAGTTCCTCGGGCCCCACCTCGGCGTCCTGGCCGGCCGCCCCGGCCTGCTGCGCACCCTGTGGCCGGACAAGCTGCTGGCCGCGATGGACGACGTCCCCGAACGCTTCGAGCTCGGCATCCTGCCGTACGAGATCCTCGCCGGAGCGCGTGCCACGGTGGACTTCCTCGCCGAACTGGGCGGCCCCGCCGAGGGGACCCGCCGGGAGCGGCTGGTGTCGGCCATGGCCGCGATCGAGGGGCACGAGGACGCGCTGCGCGTCCGGCTGGAGGAGGGGCTCGCCGGTATCGAGGCGGTCACCAGCCACTCCCGCGCGTCCCGCCGCACCCCCACCCTGCTGCTGACCGTGGACGGTCACGACACGCGGGATGTGAGCAGGTATCTGGCGGCCCGGGCGGTCGACGCCGGATCCGGGTCGTTCTACGCGGTCGAGGCCTCCCGGCGGCTCGGCCTGGGCGACCTCGGCGGCCTGCGGGTGAGCCTTGCCCCCTACAGCTCGGCGGAGGACGTAGACCGCCTTCTGGACGGGCTGTCGGACTATCTGACCGCGCACCGGTGA
- a CDS encoding thioesterase II family protein, giving the protein MTALDDVWIRRYHAGPENGPTLVCFPHAGGSASYYVPLSNALRSGVQVLAIQYPGRQDRHHEPPLSTVDELADQAFAALGPLLDRPVALFGNSMGALVAFEVADRMKRTLGAAPVTLFASSRRAPSAYREESVHLRDDEGLIEDLKRLSGTDVRILNDPELLGMILPPMRNDYKAVETYRCRPGARLDCPVVVMIGDEDPTVDADEAKAWSHHTTGPFDLHTFSGGHFYLAQHQQEVAGLIRRRLAPQQG; this is encoded by the coding sequence ATGACCGCCCTGGACGACGTGTGGATCCGCCGTTACCACGCCGGGCCCGAGAACGGGCCGACCCTCGTGTGCTTCCCGCACGCCGGCGGATCGGCCAGCTACTACGTCCCGCTGTCCAACGCGCTGAGGTCCGGCGTCCAGGTGCTCGCGATCCAGTACCCGGGGCGGCAGGACCGCCACCACGAGCCTCCGCTGTCCACCGTCGACGAACTCGCCGACCAGGCGTTCGCCGCGCTCGGGCCTCTGCTGGACCGCCCGGTCGCGCTGTTCGGCAACAGCATGGGCGCGCTGGTCGCCTTCGAGGTGGCCGACCGCATGAAGCGGACGCTCGGCGCGGCCCCGGTGACGTTGTTCGCCTCCAGCCGCCGGGCGCCGTCGGCCTACCGGGAGGAGAGCGTCCACCTGCGCGACGACGAGGGCCTCATCGAGGACCTCAAGCGGCTCAGCGGCACCGACGTCCGCATCCTCAACGACCCGGAACTGCTGGGAATGATCCTTCCGCCGATGCGCAACGACTACAAGGCGGTCGAGACCTACCGGTGCCGGCCGGGCGCGAGGCTCGACTGTCCCGTGGTCGTCATGATCGGCGACGAGGACCCGACGGTGGACGCGGACGAGGCCAAGGCGTGGAGCCATCACACGACCGGCCCGTTCGACCTGCACACGTTCTCCGGCGGGCACTTCTACCTCGCCCAGCACCAGCAGGAGGTCGCCGGCCTCATCCGCCGGCGGCTGGCGCCCCAGCAGGGGTGA
- a CDS encoding MMPL family transporter, producing the protein MAFRALTRRRTWFTLLLTIVAATAVLMVEPPEPDPFQVGVAHLPDSYSSVRAERLLRELPSARVRPAIVVVSRADGAALTPADRAALDGRLPTLRRFAAGGQVAAPRFAPDGTVALVAVPLPAADQDKTTERVVALRAALAGKLPAGVRAQVTGAPAFATDLSKMFDGADTTLLLTTLLVVALLLLVTYRSPILWAVPLLVVAVTEQVALHVVRHVLPRLELTPDGATFAITSVLVFGAATDYALLLIARYREELLHEQDRFAAMSTALRQTGPAILASGGTIFVALLSLLLATAEGTRALGVACAIGVVLAVVTALFVLPAAIVLCGRGVFWPFVPRVGGVASVGRVWGRMGDAVARRPRLVAAASVVLLAGLAAGTLGLQVGLSQSEQFRDKPEAVLGAEALARAFPAGATQPVAVLTAPAAAERVVQAAEAVPNVAGAEVAERTATLARVSVVLKPEPGTDAADRAIRDLRTAVAALPDAKAEVGGEIVAGLDILDAYGRDTALILPIILVLVGLVLVVLLRGVLAPVLLVVTVGVSFLASLGASNLLFRHVLDYPALDPGVVLVAFVLMVALGVDYNIFLVTRAKEDAAHLGTRAGMLNALRVTGGVITSAGILLAAVFAVLGVIPVIIAGQIGVIVGIGVLLDTLLVRTVLVPALALILGSRFWWPGREPSAAGRARPAIPADAGER; encoded by the coding sequence ATGGCCTTTCGCGCTCTCACGCGCCGGCGCACCTGGTTCACCCTGCTCCTCACCATCGTGGCGGCGACCGCGGTGCTGATGGTCGAACCACCGGAACCCGATCCCTTCCAGGTGGGCGTGGCCCACCTGCCCGACTCGTACTCGTCGGTGCGCGCCGAGCGGCTGCTCCGCGAGCTGCCCTCCGCGCGGGTGCGACCGGCGATCGTCGTGGTGAGCCGCGCCGACGGCGCCGCCCTCACCCCGGCGGACCGCGCGGCCCTCGACGGGCGCCTGCCCACGCTGCGCCGGTTCGCCGCCGGCGGTCAGGTGGCCGCCCCGCGGTTCGCGCCGGACGGCACGGTGGCCCTGGTCGCCGTGCCCCTGCCGGCCGCCGACCAGGACAAGACCACCGAGCGGGTCGTCGCGCTGCGGGCGGCGCTGGCGGGCAAGCTGCCCGCGGGCGTCCGCGCGCAGGTGACCGGCGCGCCCGCGTTCGCCACGGACCTGTCCAAGATGTTCGACGGCGCCGACACCACCCTGCTGCTGACGACGCTGCTCGTGGTCGCGCTCCTGCTGCTCGTGACCTATCGCAGCCCGATCCTGTGGGCCGTGCCTCTGCTCGTGGTCGCCGTGACCGAACAGGTCGCGCTGCACGTCGTCAGGCACGTCCTGCCCCGGCTGGAGCTGACGCCGGACGGCGCGACCTTCGCCATCACCAGCGTCCTGGTCTTCGGCGCCGCGACCGACTACGCGCTGCTCCTCATCGCCCGCTACCGGGAGGAACTGCTCCACGAGCAGGACCGGTTCGCCGCGATGAGCACCGCCCTGCGCCAGACCGGCCCGGCCATCCTGGCGAGCGGCGGCACCATCTTCGTCGCCTTGCTGAGCCTGCTCCTCGCGACCGCGGAAGGCACCAGGGCCCTCGGCGTCGCCTGCGCGATCGGCGTCGTCCTGGCCGTGGTCACCGCGCTGTTCGTGCTGCCCGCCGCGATCGTGCTGTGCGGGCGCGGGGTCTTCTGGCCGTTCGTGCCGCGGGTCGGCGGCGTCGCCTCCGTGGGCCGGGTCTGGGGCCGCATGGGCGACGCCGTGGCACGCCGCCCGCGTCTGGTCGCCGCGGCGAGCGTCGTCCTGCTCGCCGGCCTCGCGGCGGGCACGCTCGGGCTTCAGGTGGGCCTGTCGCAGAGCGAGCAGTTCCGCGACAAGCCGGAGGCCGTCCTCGGCGCCGAGGCCCTGGCCCGCGCCTTCCCCGCCGGCGCCACCCAGCCCGTCGCCGTGCTCACCGCTCCGGCCGCCGCGGAACGCGTCGTCCAGGCGGCCGAGGCCGTGCCGAACGTCGCGGGCGCGGAGGTCGCCGAGCGGACGGCGACGCTCGCCCGCGTCTCGGTCGTGCTGAAGCCCGAACCCGGGACCGACGCCGCCGACCGGGCCATCCGCGACCTGCGCACGGCGGTCGCCGCCCTGCCGGACGCGAAGGCGGAGGTGGGCGGCGAGATCGTCGCCGGCCTGGACATCCTCGACGCCTACGGGCGGGACACCGCCCTCATCCTGCCGATCATCCTGGTGCTCGTCGGCCTGGTGCTGGTCGTCCTGCTGCGCGGCGTCCTGGCGCCGGTGCTGCTGGTCGTCACGGTGGGGGTCTCGTTCCTGGCGAGCCTGGGGGCGAGCAACCTGCTCTTCCGGCACGTGCTGGACTACCCGGCGCTCGATCCTGGTGTCGTGCTGGTGGCGTTCGTGCTGATGGTGGCCCTCGGGGTGGACTACAACATCTTCCTGGTCACCCGGGCCAAGGAGGACGCGGCCCACCTCGGCACCCGTGCGGGCATGCTGAACGCGCTGCGGGTCACCGGCGGGGTCATCACCAGCGCCGGCATCCTGCTGGCCGCCGTGTTCGCCGTCCTCGGCGTGATCCCCGTGATCATCGCCGGGCAGATCGGCGTGATCGTCGGCATCGGGGTGCTGCTCGACACCCTGTTGGTGCGGACGGTCCTGGTGCCCGCGCTGGCCTTGATCCTCGGGAGCCGTTTCTGGTGGCCCGGCCGGGAGCCGTCCGCGGCCGGGCGGGCGCGGCCCGCGATCCCCGCGGACGCCGGCGAGCGCTGA
- a CDS encoding aromatic ring-hydroxylating oxygenase subunit alpha, protein MPPIGPSTLDADVYRDPRRYELERIQVLNRSWQIICRSDQIPEPGDHHVWQGHGESIVITRRDDGGLSGFHNVCQHRGARIVSRSGTGARRFTCRWHNWAYDREGKVVGVPDRHDFDPGSLAGLCAPAVDVDEWGGWVWAVLAGPGVAGPLLDWIGPEIAADLGAYRMEDMRLVEKLEWEVDVNWKVTIDAFSEYYHAQALHNLPPKDVKDGRESTMDVFGRNAMMVVPFMGVLEELRSSLDHTALAICNYSLFPTAVFNSHRLHTQLFRAVPLGVDKTRFEAWELQYVTEDTGYRETADLFWTIFKGVIEQDVMEWVDVAAVARSSAYRQNIFNERECLLTHFHRVCEDMLAGGDGLGLEPERDLTPHKG, encoded by the coding sequence GTGCCGCCGATCGGGCCCTCGACTCTCGACGCCGACGTCTACCGCGACCCGCGGCGGTACGAGCTCGAGCGCATCCAGGTGCTCAACCGCAGCTGGCAGATCATCTGCCGCTCCGACCAGATCCCCGAACCCGGTGACCACCACGTCTGGCAGGGGCACGGGGAGAGCATCGTCATCACGCGGCGCGACGACGGCGGCCTGTCCGGCTTCCACAACGTGTGTCAGCACCGGGGGGCGCGCATCGTCTCGCGGAGCGGCACGGGAGCGCGCCGCTTCACCTGCCGCTGGCACAACTGGGCCTACGACCGCGAAGGAAAGGTGGTCGGCGTCCCGGACCGTCATGACTTCGACCCCGGCTCCCTGGCCGGTCTGTGCGCCCCCGCCGTGGACGTCGACGAGTGGGGCGGCTGGGTGTGGGCGGTGCTGGCCGGCCCGGGTGTGGCCGGGCCCCTGCTCGACTGGATCGGCCCCGAGATCGCCGCCGACCTCGGCGCCTACCGGATGGAGGACATGCGGCTGGTCGAGAAGCTCGAATGGGAGGTGGACGTCAACTGGAAGGTCACCATCGACGCCTTCAGCGAGTACTACCACGCCCAGGCCCTGCACAACCTCCCGCCCAAGGACGTCAAGGACGGCCGCGAGTCGACGATGGACGTCTTCGGGCGCAACGCCATGATGGTCGTCCCCTTCATGGGCGTGCTGGAGGAGCTGCGCAGCAGCCTGGACCACACGGCGCTGGCGATCTGCAACTACTCCCTGTTCCCCACCGCGGTGTTCAACAGCCACCGGCTGCACACGCAGCTGTTCCGCGCGGTCCCGCTCGGCGTCGACAAGACCCGCTTCGAGGCGTGGGAGCTGCAGTACGTCACCGAGGACACCGGGTACCGCGAGACCGCCGACCTGTTCTGGACGATCTTCAAGGGCGTCATCGAGCAGGACGTCATGGAATGGGTCGACGTGGCCGCCGTCGCCCGCTCCTCCGCCTACCGGCAGAACATCTTCAACGAGCGCGAGTGCCTCCTCACCCACTTCCACCGGGTCTGCGAGGACATGCTCGCCGGCGGCGACGGCCTGGGGCTCGAACCCGAGCGGGACCTCACCCCGCACAAGGGTTGA